The following are encoded in a window of Psilocybe cubensis strain MGC-MH-2018 chromosome 4, whole genome shotgun sequence genomic DNA:
- a CDS encoding Good for full DBP5 activity protein 2, producing the protein MPTSIPVVTGYYRYTDIWFEWHQALPDIDDRAPVKAILSHDALVHPEHPLHVEGINGIQMYIGTFATGEARLLFSSRQVDYLRYWLHAMQLTKGIVPLPYSDCLLTESNLETVSPVVYPDGLSLRNALKVIDKNNKRLKGSNPLLTHRRHLFERVRNFWSEKKGVWCAMDFEAWELDHTVLTEFGWSLAGWKDGSLVEDRGHLIVEEARSYINSQYVPDHRYDYTFGTSETVKKALFKKRIQYLVKSLNEYGPVFLVFHDNSQDIKDLKKLEVDLEGMSYIMPDSIPDSGIFVIDTSDLIGALLGEGSGEKRSLDKTCSLLQIPTQYLHNAGNDAHYTLLSMQEMAKGDPIDIQREKRWPNQTPAGVKVELKPWQEDSDYSDEEGVIPPPEGYKFVTDEDEANSVHDR; encoded by the exons ATGCCCACATCTATCCCTGTCGTCACCGGATACTATCGCTACACCGATATATGGTTCGAATG GCATCAAGCGCTGCCAGACATCGACGATAGAGCACCGGTCAAAGCAATCCTAT CACATGATGCATTGGTTCATCCTGAACACCCTCTTCACGTCGAGGGGATTAACGGAATTCAAATGTATATAG GAACTTTTGCAACCGGAGAAGCGCGTCTCTTATTCTCATCTCGACAAGTTGATTATCTTCGATACTGGCTTCACGCCATGCAATTGACGAAAGGAATCGTTCCACTCCCATACTCTGACTGCCTTTTAACGGAATCCAACCTTGAAACTGTATCACCTGTTGTGTATCCTGATGGTTTGTCCCTGCGCAATGCCCTCAAA GTCATTGATAAGAACAATAAGCGTTTGAAAGGCTCAAACCCTCTCCTTACTCACCGACGCCATCTTTTTGAAAGAGTGCGCAATTTTTGGTCCGAAAAGAAAGGGGTTTGGTGTGCAATGGACTTTGAAGCTTGGGAACTCGATCACACAGTGTTGACAGAATTCGGATGGAGCCTTGCTGGTTGGAAAGATGGTAGCTTAGTTGAGGATCGTGGACATCTTATCGTCGAAGAAGCTCGGTCATATATCAACTCACAATACGTACCCGATCATCGATAT GATTATACTTTTGGCACTAGCGAGACAGTTAAAAAGGCATTGTTCAAAAAACgtattcaatatttggtcaagtcgCTAAACGAATATGGGCCTGTTTTCCTCGTATTCCACGATAATAGTCAAGACATCAA GGACCTAAAGAAACTTGAAGTAGACCTGGAAGGCATGTCCTACATCATGCCCGACAGCATACCCGATAGCGGTATCTTTGTCATTGATACCTCTGATCTCATCGGGGCATTACTGGGTGAAGGCTCTGGTGAAAAAAGATCGCTCGACAAAACATGTAGCTTACTTCAAATACCTACTCAATACTTGCACAACGCAGGTAATGATGCTCAT TATACTTTACTCTCCATGCAAGAAATGGCCAAGGGTGACCCCATCGATATTCAACGCGAGAAAAGATGGCCGAATCAAACCCCTGCTGGTGTGAAAGTCGAACTTAAACCCTGGCAAGAGGATAGCGATTATTCCGACGAAGAGGGTGTAATTCCACCACCAGAAGGCTACAAGTTCGTAacagacgaagacgaggcaAACAGTGTCCACGAtcgatga
- a CDS encoding Sphingosine N-acyltransferase lac1 produces MSVRQSKAQKQAAHLRATIPGIEGDPNHHLTGSFLPQTPLGASTPERAASPAVSTAFNALRDQRSVFVRWAIDPAISFKLLLIPVVLYLNWELLSYFGVETGYPNPFSKIFLLSGYVPTSTPEDPRYQKTWWDLAFVGYYVVFFSFVRETLSLKISRPAAKYFGLRREAKIDRFSEQAYALFYFMFFGAWGYRVMSQLPTYWYNTQEFWNTYPNWDMKPELKRYYLMQFAYWWQQLIVLVLGLEKPRKDYGELVAHHFVTLWLVGWSYLVNLTYIGNAVYMSMDIPDTFLAFSKLLNYIQWNTAKVYAFGVFFVIWSYFRHYLNLWILWSVWFEQPVGIPEFAKKWDWSEGVYMPGWMKMQIFLPLLILQFLNLFWYYLMTKILIRGLISKEVDDSRSDDEDDGNDNDNEKED; encoded by the exons ATGTCTGTTCGCCAATCCAAGGCTCAAAAACAAGCAGCCCATCTGCGCGCTACAATTCCCGGAATAGA AGGAGACCCTAATCATCACCTCACAGGCTCTTTTCTTCCCCAAAC ACCACTCGGGGCTTCAACACCGGAGAGAGCTGCTTCTCCAGCGGTTTCTACTGCCTTCAACGCCCTACGAGACCAACGGTCCGTTTTTGTGCGCTGGGCCATTGATCCAG CTATTTCTTTCAAGCTTCTACTAATCCCTGTCGTACTTTATCTCAATTGGGAACTTCTCTCCTATTTCGGTGTCGAAACAGGGTACCCAAATCCCTTCAGCAAAATCTTCCTGCTCTCCGGTTACGTCCCTACATCGACTCCTGAGGATCCGCGTTATCAAAAGACGTGGTGGGATTTAGCATTTGTGGGATACTATgtcgtcttcttctctttcgttCGTGAAACTTTGTCCCTGAAAATATCGCGACCTGCCGCCAAATACTTTGGGCTCAGGCGCGAAGCGAAGATTGACCGATTTAGTGAACAAGCATACGCACTTTTTTATTTCATGTTCTTCGGTGCCTGGGGATAC CGCGTCATGTCACAACTTCCGACGTACTGGTACAACACTCAAGAGTTTTGGAATA CTTACCCCAACTGGGACATGAAGCCCGAACTAAAACGATACTATCTCATGCAGTTCGCATACTGGTGGCAACAGCTAATTGTTCTTGTGCTGGGACTGGAAAAGCCGCGAAAGGATTACGGAGAACTGGTCGCCCATCACTTTGTTACTCTCTGGCTCGTTGG TTGGAGCTATCTCGTAAATTTAACATACATAGGAAATGCAGTTTATATGAGTATGGACATCCCGGATACATTCCTGGCG TTCTCTAAATTATTGAATTATATTCAATGGAACACGGCTAAGGTTTATGCCTTCGGTGTCTTCTTTGTCATCTGGAG TTATTTCCGGCATTATTTGAACCTATGGATTCTCTGGTCTGTATGGTTCGAGCAGCCAGTTGGTATTCC TGAATTCGCAAAGAAATGGGACTGGTCGGAAGGTGTATACATGCCTGGCTGGATGAAGATGCAGATCTTCCTTCCACTGTTAATCCTTCAATTTCTGAATTTGTTCTGGTATTATCTCATGACTAAAATTCTCATTAG GGGGCTTATATCCAAAGAAGTAGACGATAGTAGATctgatgacgaagacgatggaaacgacaacgacaacgagaAAGAGGACTAA
- a CDS encoding RNA exonuclease 1-like protein (RNA exonuclease 1 homolog): MFATTGLFRNLACPERDTCTRQNCLFSHSSDVPPPKPLVKQATPVPTTIRSSTPSTSGISSKFSSTSDLHGSNPHVVPAKRPALASPTKMIPNIAEPPRKLQKVGVAKMPLVPVASSSESGMPVLRINAAQSSVAIPVRQTMLKTLYEHFVILYKSILSTNPSLASEHALRQEDEVYKKSTKLTYRNASALKRREVPTSISHPSVGTEGDIVSRAEARKSLENLQLTADRLEPFIHTTEELKSWGYFVDIPPGPGGDRPSQEGKIAKCERCTQYFLVKRAEESEQCTYHWGKAYTSRANGEKQRTYSCCSRSVVDSEGCSHGPHVFYESTAEELHSRHAFSFLRSPKSDSPKLDVVALDCEMIYTTGGMRVARVSIVDGSGKEIFDEFVRMDEGVNVIDYNTRFSGITPQNYATALRTLSSIREALDLLIDSNTILVGHALDNDLKTLRIIHHKCIDTALLFPHKAGAPYRRSLKDLVREKLGRSIQMGDANEGHSSLEDASATLDLVRWYILNKQKSAVHSGVITT; encoded by the exons ATGTTTGCAACTACAGGACTCTTTAGAAACTTGGCATGTCCAGAACGCGATACATGCACAAGGCAAAATTGTTTATTCTCGCATTCGTCGGATGTGCCTCCACCGAAGCCTCTCGTCAAACAGGCGACTCCCGTTCCAACAACGATCCGTAGCTCAACACCGTCAACGTCAGGAATATCATCCAAATTTTCATCCACTTCCGACCTACATGGCTCCAATCCACACGTTGTTCCAGCCAAACGCCCGGCACTTGCATCTCCTACAAAGATGATCCCAAATATTGCAGAACCTCCACGCAAACTCCAAAAGGTTGGCGTTGCGAAAATGCCTTTAGTACCTGTGGCCTCAAGTTCAGAG TCTGGCATGCCAGTCTTGAGAATCAATGCTGCCCAGTCCTCGGTTGCAATTCCCGTCAGACAG ACGATGTTGAAGACGTTGTACGAACACTTCGTGATACTATATAAGTCTATACTTTCGACAAATCCCTCTTTGGCTTCAGAACATGCCCTAAGGCAAGAGGATGAGGTATATAAGAAGTCTACAAAATTGACATATCGTAATGCAT CTGCCTTGAAGAGGAGAGAGGTCCCTACCTCCATCTCACACCCATCTGTTGGTACAGAAGGCGATATTGTTTCCCGCGCAGAAGCACGTAAATCTTTAGAAAATCTCCAACTCACAGCCGACCGCCTCGAACCTTTCATACACACCACTGAGGAACTGAAGAGCTGGGGCTattttgttgatataccacCGGGGCCCGGAGGCGATCGGCCATCACAGGAAGGAAAGATAGCGAAGTGCGAACGGTGTACTCAATATTTTCTTGTTAAACGTGCAGAAGAATCGGAACAATGTACATATCATTGGGGTAAGGCATATACGTCACGCGCAAATG GGGAGAAGCAACGTACATACAGTTGCTGTTCCAGATCCGTGGTGGATAGTGAAGGCTGTTCACATGGACCTCACGTATTCTATGAATCGACAGCAGAAGAATTACATTCTCGCCATGCATTTTCATTTCTTCGTTCACCAAAATCCGACAGCCCAAAACTTGACGTGGTAGCCCTGGATTGTGAAATGATCTATACCACTGGAGGAATGCGCGTCGCACGAGTGTCCATCGTTGATGGTTCTGGAAAGGAGATCTTTGACGAGTTTGTACGCATGGACGAAGGTGTAAACGTCAT TGACTACAACACGAGATTCTCGGGGATTACGCCACAGAACTATGCCACAGCTTTACGCACTTTGTCTTCCATACGTGAAGCTTTGGATTTGTTAATTGATTCTAATACTATTCTTGTTGGCCATGCGCTCGACAACGATTTAAAAACATTGCGAATTATCCACCATAAATGTATCGACACTGCCCTACTCTTCCCACACAAGGCGGGGGCACCTTATCGCAGGTCACTCAAAGATTT GGTACGAGAAAAGCTAGGCAGATCTATCCAGATGGGAGATGCAAATGAAGGGCACTCATCGCTGGAAGATGCTAGTGCAACATTGGATCTTGTGCGGTGGTACATTCTCAATAAACAAAAATCAGCTGTACACTCTGGAGTTATTACAACATAA
- a CDS encoding UPF0183 protein T01G9.2 produces the protein MSLWTLLDTIRRHQHVYPQIDIKYDPDASATTPIIVHIRPHIDLLFSGKHQRLHTICIRKLRDPNPPVTVQYNDTILSSPEEVLRRVTVGKIFGPTYPGDELRYPGIWFSFDDDRITEGLKINQAGDRMQEVKRIVISQILPEGKDGDALDEVNECASMTGELQRAVVKVHDGVTLYFHPIATTTPLHIRLGETTSQDLMLDLGPPLRFHYRDDERLKIHAAASKIHSDTGTGYFYNYFQHGIDFLLSETSHVVKKIILHSNVPGSPTFQRYKRCNWEIEGMPEDDEDDTPPRKRFFDRFETISHFLSPREPPPSMSLDRTADEEHLILPHSTTHLHGYDGVILEATDSSQVVSVILF, from the exons ATGTCACTGTGGACACTGCTTGATACAATTCGTCGGCATCAGCATGTATATCCTCAAATAGACATAAAATATGACCCAGATGCCTCAGCGACAACCCCCATTATCGTTCATATCCGCCCACACATTGACCTTTTGTTCTCAGGAAAACACCAACGTTTGCACACAATATGCATTCGTAAACTCAGAGATCCAAACCCCCCTGTTACTGTGCAATACAATGACACAATTCTTTCATCTCCGGAGGAAGTACTCCGACGAGTTACGGTCGGCAAGATTTTCGGACCAACTTATCCCGGAGACGAACTGCGGTACCCTGGAATTTGGTTTAGCTTCGACGATGACAGAATAACAGAGGGCTTGAAGATAAATCAAGCTGGAGATCGCATGCAGGAAGTCAAGCGAATCGTAATATCTCAAATTCTCCCTGAAGGAAAGGATGGAGATGCCCTTGACGAAGTAAACGAGTGCGCCTCAATGACCGGAGAGCTTCAAAGAGCTGTTGTAAAG GTTCATGATGGTGTTACTCTCTATTTCCATCCTATAGCCACCACGACACCGTTGCATATTCGTCTCGGAGAAACCACTTCTCAAGACCTTATGCTTGACCTAGGTCCTCCTCTGAGGTTCCATTATAGGGATGACGAAAGGTTGAAGATTCATGCTGCTGCATCCAAGATTCACTCGGACACCGGCACTGGCT ACTTTTACAATTATTTCCAGCATGGAATAGACTTCCTATTATCCGAGACGTCCCACGTTGTAAAGAAAATAATTCTCCACAGTAACGtg CCAGGTTCGCCCACGTTTCAGAGGTACAAAAGATGTAACTGGGAAATAGAGGGTATGccagaggatgatgaagacg ACACTCCCCCACGGAAGCGCTTCTTTGATCGC TTCGAAACCATCAGTCATTTTCTCAGTCCCCGAGAGCCACCTCCATCAATGTCTTTGGACAGGACTGCCGATGAAGAACATTTAATTCTTCCACATTCAACAACCCATT TGCATGGTTATGACGGCGTCATTCTGGAAGCAACTGATTCATCGCAAGTCGTATCTGTAATATTATTTTGA
- a CDS encoding DNA polymerase epsilon subunit B, with protein MADDRQRTIIKIFRKFSNSLGPDALFEVERIIEDAEIEDEEIESSMEMLAKAYNKQDDATMKVSVEILRRVYESLKDQGDGTKAEKELIDPDKHIFFIDAFEMPRWIWSTERGTFERHSSPLTSAGSPETRVASIRDRLNIIKQCVLRNEHFAPSTLPSRDRERLVTLKSTKQLLGRAGERFLLLGMLTYNKEGKICLEDLDGFVVLDFSTLDEPGDGLFSEGCFALVEGEYTEDATLEIIAIGQPPCEPREVARSIYGHIDFLGKGSTSLLEDSQFRIRVREEIPELNFFFLSDVWLDHPQTLLGIQKMFDNCIENDFIPQVIVMCGNFTSKSIAHGNGRDVQRYQDNFDSLADLIAAYPSITRTTHFVFVPGPLDITVNSTLPRRPLLSSFTGRLRTKLSKVHFASNPCRIKFFDQEIVIFREDLMARMLRNVVGVKPEAKSEDLKRFLVQSILDQSHLSPFTINIQPVLSDYDHSLRLYPLPTALILADKYDSYKVTYTGCHVFNPGSFIGKSLTLSTYTPAEVNSEECVLALDDED; from the exons ATGGCCGATGACCGTCAAAGGACCATTATCAAA ATCTTCCGGAAGTTTAGCAACTCTCTTGGACCAGATGCTTTATTTGAAGTGGAAAGGATCATTGAGGATGCTGAAATAGAGGACGAAGAGATAGAATCAAGCATGGAGATGCTAGCTAAGGCGTACAATAAACAAGACG ATGCAACTATGAAAGTTTCTGTTGAAATTCTTAGGAGAGTGTACGAATCACTCAAAGACCAAGGCGACGGAACAAAAGCTGAAAAAGAATTGATTGACCCAGACAAGCATATCTTCTTCATTGATGCCTTTGAAATGCCTCGGTGGATATGGTCAACAGAACGAGGTACCTTTGAAAG ACATTCCAGCCCATTGACCTCTGCAGGATCGCCAGAAACGAGAGTCGCGTCCATACGAGATAGGCTCAACATCATCAAGCAATGCGTCCTGAGAAACGAACATTTTGCTCCGTCAACCTTGCCTTCCCGAGACCGCGAAAGGCTCGTAACT TTGAAATCCACTAAACAATTACTGGGACGCGCTGGCGAACGTTTTCTTCTGCTGGGGATGTTGACGTACAATAAAGAAGGTAAAATATGCTTGGAGGATTTAGATGGCTTTGTGGTGCTTGATTTTTCGACCCTG GATGAGCCCGGGGATGGATTGTTCAGTGAAGGGTGCTTTGCTCTGGTTGAAGGAGAATATACAGAAGATGCCACTTTAGAGATAATTGCAATAGGCCAACCGCCTTGTGAACCTCGTGAGGTTGCAAG GTCAATATACGGTCATATCGACTTTCTCGGAAAAGGTTCCACTTCATTACTCGAAGAC TCACAATTCAGAATTCGTGTAAGGGAAGAAATACCGGAATTaaacttcttcttcctttcaGATGTTTGGTTAGACCATCCACAGACGCTCCTCGGAATTCAAAAAATGTTCGATAATTGCATTGAAAATGATTTCATTCCACAAGTTATCGTAATGTGTGGTAATTTCACAAGTAAATCAATCGCACATGGAAACGGAAGAGACGTTCAGAGATATCAAG ATAATTTTGATTCATTAGCAGACTTAATTGCGGCATACCCATCAATAACGCGAACTACCCACTTTGTTTTCGTTCCAGGACCGTTGGACATCACTGTAAATTCTACTCTGCCTCGGCGGCCTTTGCTATCTAGCTTTACCGGCCGGCTGAGAACAAAATTATCCAAAGTACATTTCGCAAGCAACCCATGTCGCATAAAGTTTTTTGACCAAGAGATCGTCATTTTCCGGGAAGATCTAATGGCAAGGATGTTACGAAATGTCGTGGGCGTCAAACCGGAGGCAAAAAGTGAAGATTTGAAACGATTT TTGGTACAATCCATTCTCGATCAAAGTCATTTGAGCCCGTTTACTATCAATATTCAGCCCGTACTATCAGATTATGACCACAGTCTTCGCTTATATCCACTACCAACCGCG CTTATCCTGGCCGATAAGTATGACAGTTATAAGGTGACTTATACTGGATGTCATGTCTTCAATCCTGGAAGTTTTATCGGGAAGTCTTTGACACTTTCTACGTATACCCCCGCTGAGGTTAACTCTGAGGAATG TGTGCTTGCCCTGGACGATGAGGATTAA